One Desulfofundulus luciae DNA segment encodes these proteins:
- a CDS encoding transglycosylase domain-containing protein produces the protein MARKKKRRLNVFRLFISLFLLLMIASGGAALGLIAVSIRDLPAWSEEKLLSSASTSLYDQNNELITRVGEENRVPVDLKDIPKHVQEAFLAIEDVRFYQHHGVDLRGIARAAWTDITGGRIQEGGSTITQQLVKLSFLSHERTFKRKIQQVILAVMVERRYTKDEILEMYLNKVYFGEGAYGIQSAAETYFNKPARELTLSEGALLAGLVQAPSAYSPFRNPEGAIRRRNLVLDNMARYGFITAEEAAQARAIQLDDMLKPGKGQQYPYPYFVDYVTEQLVNKYGTEQVFKGGLRVYTTLDPVIQEAAEKAMSDPRNFPASVRDNQGILQPEGAVVVLDPHTGYIKAIVGGREHTHRLQWNRATMAPGRQPGSTFKPIIAYGPAIEYKGMAPASVIDDIPVKYGNYTPRNYDGRYRGLVTMRTAIAKSINVVAVRVLMEHVGIANALKFARGLGINLNPNTHGPSMALGGLHEGVTPLQMAAAYGAFANQGIYLEPTAITRVEDASGHVIYEYQPKPVQAMKATTAYLITDMLKTVIESGTGTNARIGRPAAGKTGTSDQGKDLWFAGYTPELVGVVWIGYDKPRAMPHEFGGRYPALIWRQIMTQALKNTPVRDFPRPGGIVSATVDSKSGLLPGPNTPPSDLVSDLFAQGAVPTRVDDTHVLVEVCATTGQLPNQYCPDRITKVMIKLPYNVPSFVEDYAQRVPTTVCTLHTAEEPAPPPESPGQPDQPGQPGQPGEVIPAPPGQPNPPGQSDTGLNQLPEPQGQRRNGQGPIRVLREEINPGLDWFRNKKWAE, from the coding sequence TTGGCCAGAAAAAAGAAAAGAAGGTTGAATGTCTTTCGCCTGTTCATTTCTTTATTCCTGTTGCTCATGATTGCCAGCGGCGGGGCGGCGCTTGGGCTGATTGCCGTTAGCATCAGGGACCTGCCCGCCTGGAGTGAAGAAAAATTGCTCTCCAGTGCATCCACTTCCCTTTATGATCAAAATAATGAGCTGATCACCAGGGTAGGCGAGGAAAACCGCGTACCGGTAGACCTTAAGGACATACCCAAACATGTCCAGGAGGCCTTCCTGGCCATTGAGGACGTGCGCTTTTACCAGCATCATGGCGTGGACCTGCGGGGGATCGCGCGGGCGGCCTGGACGGATATTACCGGCGGCCGCATCCAGGAAGGCGGTAGCACCATTACCCAGCAACTGGTCAAGCTGTCTTTCTTGAGCCACGAACGGACTTTTAAAAGAAAGATTCAGCAGGTTATCCTGGCCGTCATGGTGGAAAGGCGCTACACCAAAGACGAAATCCTGGAGATGTACTTAAACAAGGTGTATTTTGGCGAGGGAGCCTATGGCATTCAGTCTGCCGCCGAGACATACTTCAATAAACCGGCCAGGGAGCTTACCTTATCAGAGGGCGCTCTTTTAGCGGGTTTGGTCCAGGCACCCAGCGCCTACAGCCCTTTCCGCAACCCCGAAGGGGCCATCAGGCGGCGCAACCTGGTTCTGGACAACATGGCCCGCTACGGGTTTATTACTGCCGAAGAGGCGGCCCAGGCCAGGGCCATTCAACTGGATGATATGCTCAAGCCGGGAAAAGGGCAGCAGTACCCCTATCCCTATTTTGTGGACTATGTAACGGAACAACTGGTGAATAAATATGGGACAGAACAGGTTTTTAAGGGAGGCCTGCGGGTATACACCACACTGGACCCGGTAATACAAGAGGCTGCGGAGAAGGCCATGTCCGACCCACGGAATTTTCCGGCCTCGGTACGGGATAACCAGGGTATTCTTCAACCCGAAGGGGCTGTAGTGGTACTCGATCCCCATACGGGGTACATAAAAGCCATTGTAGGCGGCCGGGAGCACACCCACCGGCTGCAATGGAACCGGGCAACCATGGCCCCGGGGAGGCAACCAGGCTCCACTTTCAAACCAATCATTGCCTATGGCCCGGCTATTGAATACAAGGGGATGGCCCCAGCCTCGGTAATTGACGACATCCCGGTAAAATACGGCAACTATACCCCCCGGAATTACGACGGGCGTTACCGGGGCCTGGTTACCATGCGCACCGCTATAGCCAAGTCCATTAATGTGGTGGCCGTCAGGGTGCTCATGGAACACGTGGGAATTGCCAATGCCCTTAAGTTTGCCCGGGGGCTGGGCATCAACCTCAACCCCAACACCCACGGCCCCAGCATGGCCCTGGGAGGCCTGCACGAGGGCGTCACCCCTTTGCAGATGGCCGCCGCTTACGGTGCTTTTGCCAACCAGGGCATATACTTGGAGCCCACGGCCATCACCCGGGTGGAAGATGCCAGCGGCCACGTTATTTATGAATACCAACCAAAACCTGTCCAGGCTATGAAGGCAACCACCGCATACCTTATTACAGACATGCTCAAAACCGTTATAGAAAGCGGCACCGGCACTAACGCCAGAATAGGTCGTCCTGCGGCGGGCAAAACGGGCACCTCGGACCAGGGTAAGGATCTGTGGTTTGCCGGATACACCCCGGAGCTGGTAGGGGTGGTGTGGATCGGCTACGACAAGCCCAGGGCCATGCCCCACGAATTCGGCGGGCGCTACCCGGCCCTTATCTGGCGTCAAATCATGACCCAGGCTCTTAAAAACACACCGGTACGGGACTTCCCCAGGCCCGGGGGGATCGTCAGCGCCACGGTGGACAGCAAATCGGGGCTGCTGCCGGGTCCCAATACGCCTCCTTCCGACCTGGTTTCCGATCTTTTTGCCCAGGGAGCCGTACCCACCCGGGTTGATGATACCCATGTGCTGGTAGAAGTATGTGCCACTACCGGTCAGCTCCCCAACCAGTATTGTCCGGACCGGATCACTAAAGTGATGATCAAACTGCCCTATAACGTACCCAGCTTTGTCGAGGACTATGCCCAGCGGGTACCCACGACGGTCTGCACGTTACACACAGCCGAAGAGCCGGCACCACCTCCGGAGAGCCCGGGTCAACCAGACCAGCCGGGCCAGCCCGGACAACCCGGGGAGGTAATTCCGGCTCCGCCCGGCCAGCCCAATCCGCCGGGCCAGTCCGACACGGGGCTAAACCAGCTTCCGGAACCACAGGGACAAAGGAGAAACGGCCAGGGACCGATAAGGGTGCTGCGGGAAGAAATTAACCCCGGCCTGGATTGGTTCCGCAATAAAAAGTGGGCCGAATAA